From the Bacteroidia bacterium genome, one window contains:
- a CDS encoding outer membrane protein assembly factor, with protein MPKLFICFIAVSLSSVTRCAAQPLISQPDTTRFHAAGVMYGAGPLHRWLFGDLWRDVWTTPLRVPVLDLRRSAGGLTPLKRGGGFQTASLRFRGADGVQYKFRSLDKNPVAVLPEELRETFVASVTQDMIASSHPYAALVAAPLLRAARILQADPTLVLLPDDELLGPYREEFGGLAGFIEIHPDENEFDDSAFAGAEKISGTPALIRRLDRDNEDVVHTASYLKARLMDVFLGDWDRHYDQWRWARFDEGSKREWHPIPRDRDQVFARYDGIAPWLITVIVPQIESCDPEYPGMAYLTWSGRHLDRRFLAEADRTLFDSLATELQSVLTDSVLHAAVNELPEELHGEKAQDLLATLQARRNALPQAADEFYRVLAQEVDIHLSDKDDLVIIDRLGNDAIAVSVFRRMRPEQRLFHRHFGDGCTDEIRIYCNGGDDSVLVRGSTDAHIGIIAIGGPGEDSFTAEAVRIYCRESLLRPQPGPGARIAFIDAGKKSRFNARRNVHIVRNDARADSLEYAFERKYRDWGSMVFPALHGNYNADLGVLIGGGATYTRYGFARVPHAAEVSLVAGIAPMTANVDVRAAADFRLPFDAATVRVDALFTTFEVLNYFGMGNETRLREDRNFTYSVRQNELQIAPSISLQPLPELTLTLRGEARFVAHDLDDEESYLSIERPYGYDRMFFLEGGAVARYDSRDHPMWPRAGAFFQCDATVVPDAYDAKERWTSIGADLRYYLSTPSVSHAALALRLCGRRVDGEAPFFASAFLGGIENARGFEKNRFAGASSLFAAAELRVGVTDVFFLFPSRLGALAFAESGRVWQRGERSSRWHASFGGGAWLAPVSDDFTISANVAASSEGLRFDLISGFAF; from the coding sequence ATGCCAAAACTCTTCATCTGCTTCATAGCCGTATCGCTCAGCTCTGTGACACGCTGTGCGGCACAGCCGCTGATCTCGCAACCGGACACGACCAGGTTTCACGCGGCGGGCGTGATGTACGGTGCGGGTCCATTGCACCGCTGGCTGTTCGGAGATCTGTGGAGGGACGTGTGGACGACACCACTCCGCGTGCCCGTACTCGACCTCCGTCGCAGCGCGGGTGGTCTCACACCGCTCAAGCGCGGAGGCGGTTTCCAAACCGCGTCTTTGCGTTTTCGTGGCGCGGACGGTGTGCAATACAAATTCCGCTCTCTCGATAAGAATCCCGTCGCCGTTCTTCCCGAGGAATTGCGCGAAACTTTCGTCGCCTCCGTGACGCAGGACATGATCGCCTCGTCCCATCCCTACGCCGCACTCGTTGCCGCACCGCTCCTGCGGGCTGCACGCATACTCCAGGCCGATCCCACACTCGTGCTGCTGCCCGACGACGAGCTTCTGGGTCCGTACCGCGAGGAATTCGGCGGCCTGGCGGGATTTATAGAAATTCATCCGGATGAGAATGAATTCGACGACAGCGCCTTCGCAGGAGCGGAGAAAATCTCCGGAACCCCGGCTCTGATCCGCAGGCTCGACCGTGACAACGAGGATGTCGTGCACACGGCATCCTATCTCAAAGCCCGATTGATGGATGTGTTTCTCGGCGACTGGGACCGACACTATGACCAATGGAGATGGGCACGATTCGACGAGGGATCGAAGCGCGAATGGCATCCCATTCCCAGGGACAGAGATCAGGTGTTTGCCCGCTATGACGGCATCGCGCCCTGGCTGATCACCGTGATTGTACCGCAGATCGAGAGTTGTGATCCGGAATATCCGGGCATGGCCTATCTCACCTGGAGCGGGAGACATCTCGACCGCCGTTTCCTTGCTGAAGCGGACCGCACACTTTTCGATTCTCTTGCAACGGAACTGCAGTCGGTATTGACGGACAGCGTTCTGCATGCCGCCGTCAACGAGTTACCCGAGGAGTTGCACGGTGAAAAGGCTCAAGACCTGCTGGCGACGCTACAAGCCCGTCGCAACGCCCTGCCTCAGGCGGCAGACGAATTCTACCGCGTTCTCGCGCAGGAGGTAGACATACACCTCAGCGACAAAGACGATCTCGTGATCATCGACAGACTCGGAAACGACGCGATTGCGGTATCGGTGTTCAGACGAATGCGGCCCGAGCAGCGGTTGTTTCATCGCCACTTCGGCGATGGCTGCACAGACGAGATCCGGATCTACTGCAACGGCGGCGACGATTCGGTGCTGGTCCGAGGATCTACGGATGCGCATATCGGTATCATCGCGATAGGGGGTCCCGGTGAGGACAGCTTTACCGCCGAGGCGGTACGAATATACTGTCGTGAATCATTGCTCAGGCCGCAGCCGGGTCCGGGCGCACGTATCGCCTTCATAGATGCGGGGAAGAAAAGTCGTTTCAACGCCAGGAGGAACGTTCATATCGTACGAAACGATGCGCGCGCGGACTCGCTGGAATACGCGTTCGAGCGGAAGTACCGCGATTGGGGAAGCATGGTTTTTCCCGCTCTGCACGGAAATTACAATGCCGACCTGGGTGTGCTCATCGGAGGCGGCGCAACATACACACGCTATGGCTTTGCGCGTGTGCCGCACGCGGCGGAGGTGAGTCTGGTGGCGGGTATTGCACCCATGACGGCCAATGTCGATGTGCGGGCTGCCGCGGATTTTCGCTTACCCTTCGATGCGGCTACGGTGCGCGTGGACGCGCTGTTCACGACCTTCGAGGTTCTCAATTATTTCGGCATGGGGAATGAAACCCGTCTGCGCGAGGACCGCAACTTCACATACAGCGTCAGGCAGAACGAGCTGCAGATCGCGCCTTCGATCTCCCTGCAGCCGCTGCCGGAACTGACGCTCACCCTCAGAGGCGAAGCCCGCTTCGTGGCACATGATCTTGACGACGAGGAAAGTTATCTGTCAATCGAACGACCGTACGGCTACGACAGGATGTTTTTTCTTGAGGGTGGCGCCGTTGCCCGCTACGACAGCAGGGATCATCCGATGTGGCCACGAGCCGGGGCCTTTTTCCAGTGCGACGCAACCGTCGTTCCCGACGCCTATGATGCGAAGGAGCGCTGGACGAGTATCGGAGCCGACCTGCGGTATTACCTGAGTACACCGTCAGTATCACATGCCGCACTCGCGCTCCGCCTTTGTGGCAGACGCGTGGACGGCGAGGCGCCGTTTTTCGCTTCCGCGTTTCTCGGTGGTATCGAGAATGCGCGCGGCTTCGAGAAGAACCGCTTCGCGGGTGCGTCCTCCCTCTTCGCTGCGGCGGAACTTCGCGTCGGCGTAACGGATGTTTTCTTCCTGTTCCCCTCGCGGCTCGGTGCTCTTGCATTCGCCGAGAGCGGACGTGTATGGCAGCGCGGTGAGCGGTCTTCGCGCTGGCACGCATCTTTCGGAGGCGGAGCGTGGCTCGCTCCCGTTTCAGACGATTTTACGATCAGCGCAAATGTGGCTGCGTCGAGTGAAGGTCTGCGTTTCGATCTTATCAGTGGATTCGCATTCTGA
- a CDS encoding DUF5706 domain-containing protein, whose protein sequence is MQHHLTKLAADHVRTLFGDRLTPAYSYHNWDHTVAVVAEAKVIGERCGLSEEDMLAVELAAWFHDAGVTETYIHHEARSAELAAAFLREYGYPSDRIEVVRYCILATDLTTSPRTLAEQVLCDADMVHLASEEFWEHADALRGEWQVLLGHTYTDEQWMSKQIDFMKARQFHTEAAREYHEEGLARNIRKLEKKFRKRYGGDDLKEPNEKKKKSLHTSDNEDAVTGKEKKSDKVKDDFLGRGDRGVETMFRTTSRNHVEFSSMVDSKANIMISINALVISVVISVLFRKLDSNPYMAIPTFIFLGVCLTTIVYAVLASRPKVTSGIFTRDDITHKRANLLFFGNFHRMSLEDFEWGMKEMLKDKEYLYGSMIRDFYYLGSVLGKKYQYLRISYNVFMYGFVASIIIYVLMFLITSQNPMDMLPW, encoded by the coding sequence GTGCAGCATCATCTGACAAAACTCGCCGCAGACCATGTACGCACCCTGTTCGGAGATCGTCTGACACCCGCGTACAGTTATCACAACTGGGACCACACGGTGGCCGTCGTCGCCGAGGCTAAGGTCATCGGCGAGCGATGCGGACTGAGCGAGGAAGACATGCTGGCGGTTGAGCTTGCGGCCTGGTTTCACGATGCGGGAGTGACGGAAACCTACATCCACCACGAAGCACGGAGCGCCGAACTTGCAGCGGCGTTTTTGCGCGAGTATGGGTATCCTTCCGATCGCATCGAGGTTGTGCGGTATTGCATCCTCGCCACCGACCTGACCACAAGCCCAAGGACGCTGGCGGAGCAGGTGCTCTGCGACGCGGACATGGTTCATCTCGCTTCGGAGGAATTCTGGGAGCATGCGGATGCACTGCGCGGGGAGTGGCAGGTTCTTCTCGGCCACACCTACACCGACGAGCAATGGATGAGCAAGCAAATAGACTTCATGAAAGCGCGGCAGTTTCATACCGAGGCCGCACGCGAGTATCACGAGGAGGGCCTTGCGCGCAACATTCGTAAGCTGGAAAAAAAATTCCGTAAAAGGTACGGTGGAGACGACTTGAAGGAACCGAACGAGAAGAAAAAGAAGTCGCTACACACATCCGACAACGAGGATGCGGTGACCGGGAAGGAGAAAAAATCCGACAAAGTGAAGGACGATTTCCTTGGCCGCGGTGACAGGGGAGTGGAGACCATGTTCCGCACCACGTCGCGGAATCACGTGGAATTCAGTTCCATGGTGGACAGCAAAGCCAACATCATGATCAGCATCAACGCGCTGGTGATCTCCGTGGTTATCAGTGTACTGTTCCGCAAACTGGACAGCAATCCCTATATGGCGATTCCGACATTCATTTTTCTCGGTGTCTGTCTCACCACCATCGTGTACGCCGTGCTGGCGTCCCGGCCCAAGGTCACGAGCGGTATTTTCACCCGCGACGACATCACGCACAAGCGCGCGAATCTGCTCTTCTTCGGGAACTTCCACAGGATGTCGCTGGAGGATTTCGAGTGGGGAATGAAGGAAATGCTCAAGGACAAGGAGTACCTGTACGGCAGCATGATCAGGGATTTTTACTATCTTGGCAGCGTGCTCGGAAAAAAATATCAGTACCTCCGCATCTCCTACAACGTGTTCATGTACGGCTTCGTGGCGTCGATCATTATTTACGTGCTCATGTTTCTGATCACGTCGCAGAATCCGATGGACATGCTGCCGTGGTAG
- a CDS encoding PorV/PorQ family protein has protein sequence MRRRLFRTLSAAGLIAVWLPLLYATAEAQLIPLLGGQRAGISSLQFLKIGSSARAAGMAESFVALADDASALQYNPAGLVQFQGHQIMFTHTNWLVDLRHEFIGAVYRLSPADAVGVSFLSLHTDDMEVTTETQPFGTGRYFSYGDIALGLSYARALTEQFSFGATVRYVEETIDVLKTRAFMIDLGTYYRTGLGSTRFSVVVSNFGGNVSPEGSVILPRRETLSDFQEFSPPTLFRIGFAFEPLQDEVNRITTSVQLNHPNDNSENLALGAEYAWNELFHIRVGYKLNVDEEGITAGAGVLAPVGDVKAGFDYSFAEFGRLGGVHRLTIRLGM, from the coding sequence ATGAGACGACGACTATTTCGTACACTCTCCGCTGCCGGGCTGATCGCCGTCTGGCTGCCGCTCCTGTACGCAACGGCGGAAGCCCAGCTCATTCCGTTGCTTGGCGGTCAGCGGGCCGGCATCTCGTCGCTGCAGTTTCTGAAAATCGGTTCCAGTGCGCGCGCGGCCGGTATGGCCGAATCCTTCGTCGCCCTTGCGGACGATGCCTCCGCCTTGCAATACAATCCCGCCGGCCTGGTACAGTTCCAGGGACATCAGATTATGTTCACGCACACCAACTGGCTGGTGGATCTCCGGCATGAGTTTATTGGTGCTGTGTACCGCCTCTCCCCCGCCGATGCCGTGGGTGTGTCCTTCCTGTCCCTTCACACCGACGACATGGAGGTCACCACCGAGACGCAGCCTTTCGGGACTGGACGGTATTTTTCCTACGGCGACATTGCCCTGGGGCTCAGTTACGCCCGCGCACTGACCGAGCAATTTTCTTTCGGCGCCACGGTGCGGTATGTCGAGGAAACGATTGACGTCCTGAAAACCCGTGCGTTCATGATTGACCTCGGCACGTATTATCGCACTGGACTAGGCTCGACGCGCTTTTCGGTCGTGGTATCGAATTTCGGTGGAAATGTTTCGCCGGAGGGGAGCGTCATATTGCCGCGTCGCGAAACGCTCTCGGATTTCCAGGAATTTTCGCCTCCGACGCTGTTCCGCATCGGTTTCGCTTTCGAGCCGCTGCAGGATGAAGTGAATCGCATCACCACATCGGTTCAGCTCAATCATCCGAACGACAACAGCGAAAACCTCGCCCTGGGTGCGGAATACGCCTGGAACGAACTGTTTCACATCCGCGTCGGCTACAAACTCAATGTCGATGAAGAAGGAATCACGGCGGGTGCCGGAGTACTCGCTCCGGTTGGCGACGTAAAGGCGGGTTTCGACTACTCGTTCGCGGAATTCGGCCGCCTCGGCGGTGTGCATCGGCTGACCATACGGTTGGGAATGTAG
- the ppk1 gene encoding polyphosphate kinase 1, translating into MKVDATFIDRELSWISFNGRVLQEAADTQVPLYERLKFLAIFSSNLDEYFRVRVAGLRSLLSLGKKKQKAMEIDPAALLRLIYREVDRQQQLFGEVFRDLLPRLAAVGTPLVQSSALSEQQREWLLHYARRTLLPLLDCAALGKNAETDFFRNRVLYLVLRIRREDGPPSLERVEIPTDRHPRFVELPEEEGQRPVVFLDDVVRLILPDLYPGATSIEAWSVKLNRDADLRIEDEFSGDLVKKIREALKLRESGVPSRFLYDPEMPNEVLRRVRRACGLAKEDLFPGGRYHNYFDFFSFPQASREDLRDRPQPPLAYTPFERSASLFEAVAVRDHLLHFPYQRFDYVARWLEEAALDDAVSEICITLYRIAGNSRIAQALLEAVRRGKRVFVFMEIKARFDEEANLQWADTLKEAGASIAYSIPGLKVHAKLFHILRTEQGQEKGYAYLGTGNFNEKTAALYADHGLFTADAEITADVEQVFTLLKDGQGDINFDTLLVAQYNLRDGITERIAREREKARAGKPCSIIMKMNSLEDPKIARRLLAAAKDGVPVRLLVRGICVLVPEEHDDDGVLTATSVIDRYLEHARVYIFGRGEEEEIWLSSADMMRRNLNRRIEVAFPIRDPRLKAQLRRIIEIQRADCVKARRLTAGMSNQYVHCEGGEPLRSQEEIYLFLQTSSTEPGHSQLDGERLTPTDSIGRD; encoded by the coding sequence ATGAAGGTCGACGCCACATTCATTGATCGCGAGCTGAGTTGGATCAGTTTCAACGGGAGGGTCCTGCAGGAGGCCGCCGACACACAGGTGCCCTTGTACGAGAGGCTGAAATTTCTGGCGATTTTTTCCTCAAATCTCGACGAGTACTTTCGTGTGCGCGTTGCCGGTCTGCGCAGCCTGCTTTCACTCGGGAAGAAAAAGCAGAAAGCGATGGAAATTGACCCCGCCGCGTTGCTGCGGCTGATATACCGCGAAGTGGACCGGCAGCAGCAGCTTTTCGGAGAGGTGTTCCGTGATCTTCTTCCCCGGCTCGCTGCCGTGGGAACGCCGCTGGTGCAAAGTTCCGCGTTGTCGGAACAGCAACGGGAATGGCTTTTGCACTATGCGCGGCGGACGTTGTTGCCGCTTCTCGATTGCGCTGCTCTCGGTAAAAACGCGGAAACGGATTTTTTCCGGAATCGCGTTCTGTATCTGGTCCTTCGTATTCGCCGGGAGGACGGGCCTCCCTCGTTGGAACGGGTGGAAATACCCACCGATAGACACCCGCGTTTTGTCGAACTGCCGGAAGAGGAAGGTCAGCGTCCTGTCGTGTTTCTCGACGATGTGGTCCGTCTGATCCTGCCCGACCTGTACCCCGGCGCGACATCCATCGAGGCCTGGTCGGTAAAGTTGAACCGGGACGCGGATTTACGCATCGAGGACGAGTTCAGCGGCGACCTGGTGAAAAAAATCCGTGAAGCGCTGAAATTGCGTGAGTCGGGAGTGCCATCGCGATTTTTGTACGATCCGGAGATGCCGAACGAGGTACTACGCCGGGTGCGCCGGGCGTGTGGACTCGCGAAGGAGGACCTGTTTCCGGGGGGACGGTATCATAATTATTTTGATTTTTTCTCCTTTCCGCAAGCTTCCCGCGAGGATCTGCGAGACAGGCCGCAACCACCGCTCGCATATACACCGTTCGAGCGAAGTGCTTCGCTCTTCGAGGCCGTTGCTGTGCGGGATCATTTGCTGCATTTCCCGTACCAGCGCTTCGACTACGTCGCCCGCTGGTTGGAGGAGGCCGCATTGGACGATGCGGTGAGCGAGATCTGCATCACGCTGTACCGCATCGCCGGAAATTCGCGCATCGCACAGGCGCTGCTGGAGGCCGTGCGGCGCGGTAAACGGGTGTTCGTCTTCATGGAAATCAAGGCACGTTTCGATGAGGAAGCAAATCTCCAGTGGGCGGACACACTGAAGGAAGCGGGCGCGAGCATCGCCTACAGCATCCCGGGACTCAAAGTGCACGCAAAACTTTTCCATATCCTCCGTACGGAGCAGGGACAGGAAAAGGGATACGCGTATCTCGGCACCGGAAATTTCAATGAAAAAACCGCCGCGCTGTATGCGGATCACGGGTTGTTTACCGCCGATGCGGAAATCACGGCGGACGTTGAACAAGTCTTCACCCTTCTGAAGGATGGTCAGGGGGATATTAATTTCGACACGCTGCTCGTGGCGCAATACAATTTACGCGACGGCATCACCGAGCGCATCGCCAGGGAACGCGAAAAGGCGCGCGCAGGAAAGCCATGTTCCATCATCATGAAGATGAACAGTCTCGAAGATCCAAAGATTGCGCGACGACTGCTGGCGGCCGCAAAAGACGGTGTGCCCGTGCGACTTCTGGTGCGTGGCATCTGTGTGCTCGTTCCCGAAGAGCACGACGACGACGGAGTACTGACGGCAACGAGCGTCATCGACCGCTATCTTGAACACGCGCGGGTCTACATATTCGGCCGCGGTGAGGAGGAAGAAATCTGGCTCTCCTCGGCGGACATGATGCGCAGGAATTTGAATCGTCGCATCGAGGTGGCCTTTCCGATTCGGGATCCACGGCTGAAGGCGCAGCTCCGGCGCATCATCGAAATACAGCGCGCGGACTGCGTGAAAGCGCGTCGCCTCACAGCCGGGATGAGCAACCAGTACGTGCACTGCGAGGGCGGCGAACCGCTTCGATCTCAGGAGGAAATCTACCTTTTCCTTCAGACGTCATCCACGGAGCCTGGACATAGTCAGCTTGACGGAGAGAGACTGACGCCGACAGACAGCATTGGACGGGATTGA
- a CDS encoding histidine phosphatase family protein, with the protein MKRLLMVRHAKSSWDEAYVSDFERPLNKRGRRDAPLMGAVLRNQQVDVQYLRSSPAVRALTTARLLAEELSFPLANIVTDDSMYGASALTLQSIIRAIPDSVAHAMIVGHNPGMHALAETLVDFREVNLPTCGIVCADFPVDSWAQVGKGTGRLAFYEYPKRHTRD; encoded by the coding sequence ATGAAGCGATTATTGATGGTCCGTCACGCAAAATCCTCATGGGATGAGGCGTATGTGTCCGATTTCGAACGCCCACTCAACAAGCGCGGCCGCCGCGACGCACCGCTCATGGGCGCCGTGTTGCGTAATCAGCAGGTGGACGTACAGTACCTGCGCTCCAGTCCCGCTGTACGCGCGCTCACCACGGCACGTTTGCTCGCCGAGGAGTTGTCGTTTCCGCTCGCGAATATTGTGACAGACGACAGCATGTATGGCGCCAGCGCCTTGACCCTCCAATCCATCATCCGCGCTATCCCTGACAGCGTCGCCCATGCCATGATCGTTGGTCACAATCCCGGCATGCACGCCCTGGCGGAGACGCTGGTTGATTTTCGGGAGGTCAACTTGCCCACCTGCGGAATAGTTTGTGCGGATTTCCCGGTTGACAGCTGGGCACAGGTAGGGAAGGGGACGGGGCGTCTCGCTTTTTACGAATACCCGAAGCGTCATACACGCGATTGA
- a CDS encoding TonB-dependent receptor, whose protein sequence is MKVLRLFALPTLFLLIIHSAAAQTSSLRGVVLHSESGVPVPHAHILLQPKTPGSGTPQSQSADEQGVFHIRNIAATGWTLRVTRAGYRPQTIDVQVPADEERNVIMYLTEVPYETRPIIVTGTHRHSGPGHDEELGSVLRGKELDRELGLSLAATLKNEVGIAMRSMGPAPARPVVRGLGGDRVFLAEDGIKTVDLSSTSPDHAVTIEPFGAERIEVLRGPRILTKSPVTIGGMVNVVRHDIPIDMHQDVIGSFGLYGETANRGYLASLGTEAPAGPLLLRGDISRRETGDVRTPVGNLGNSYSRTLNFALGGSMIREQGMIGVAQRHYTLSYGVPGGFVGAHPRGVNIEMERRQSSAKGSLNMHSDFLHDIQLTAARTYYRHKEFEASGLIGSEFLIVDWQAGMTLNHHAIGIVDEGLIGVSASHRDVTFGGFVFTVPAVSWSLAPYVYERFHLGAFNLEAALRLNHDVISPVTEKKDTRIGHIRERSFTTWSASVSALYPLTDIVRVGANVSRSSRVPTIEELYSEGPHLAAYSYEVGNPDLGEEHGIGTELFVTHKYDGFSWTLTTFRNLLTSYIIPRNSGEINYSTFLPIYRTVGVEALLYGLEGQLAWAISEQVLFDLSVAYTQGSIGDDGDPLPQIPPLKARGALSWRSGSWQLGLSMDAAAAQHRVDTFEEATAGYTVVNAFVQYTRITGGWIHNLSLNGDNLFDREYRNHLSRVKSILPEAGINVRATYKLHFSWM, encoded by the coding sequence GTGAAGGTGCTCCGGCTGTTCGCTCTGCCCACGCTGTTCCTGCTTATCATTCACAGTGCGGCCGCGCAGACTTCGAGTCTGCGCGGCGTCGTGCTGCATTCGGAGAGCGGTGTACCGGTTCCGCACGCGCATATTCTTCTTCAACCAAAAACACCCGGGAGCGGCACGCCCCAGTCGCAGTCCGCAGATGAGCAGGGTGTTTTCCACATCAGGAATATCGCCGCGACGGGGTGGACGCTGCGCGTCACCCGGGCCGGGTACAGACCGCAGACCATCGACGTCCAGGTGCCTGCAGATGAGGAACGCAACGTCATCATGTATCTCACCGAAGTTCCGTATGAGACGCGCCCCATCATCGTGACGGGGACGCACCGTCACAGCGGCCCCGGACACGATGAGGAACTCGGCAGTGTGCTTCGCGGCAAGGAACTGGACCGGGAGTTGGGTCTCTCCCTGGCGGCGACATTGAAAAATGAAGTCGGTATTGCCATGCGGAGCATGGGCCCGGCACCCGCACGACCGGTGGTTCGTGGCCTCGGTGGCGACCGCGTCTTTCTCGCCGAGGACGGGATAAAGACGGTCGATTTGTCCTCAACATCTCCGGATCATGCTGTCACCATCGAGCCTTTCGGGGCGGAACGTATCGAAGTGCTCCGGGGCCCGCGCATACTGACGAAAAGTCCGGTGACCATCGGTGGAATGGTAAATGTGGTACGCCACGACATTCCTATCGACATGCATCAGGATGTGATCGGTTCTTTCGGGTTGTACGGTGAGACGGCGAATCGCGGGTATCTCGCGTCGTTGGGTACCGAAGCGCCGGCGGGTCCGCTGTTGCTGCGCGGTGACATCAGCCGTCGCGAAACCGGCGATGTACGGACGCCGGTCGGTAATCTCGGAAATTCCTATTCGCGCACACTGAATTTCGCGTTGGGAGGCAGCATGATTCGTGAGCAGGGTATGATCGGTGTTGCACAGCGCCACTACACGTTGAGCTACGGTGTACCGGGCGGTTTCGTCGGTGCGCACCCGCGGGGCGTGAACATTGAAATGGAGAGACGGCAAAGCAGCGCAAAAGGGAGTCTGAATATGCATTCGGATTTTCTCCATGACATCCAGCTTACGGCTGCTCGCACATATTATCGTCACAAGGAATTCGAAGCCAGCGGCCTCATCGGTTCCGAGTTTCTGATCGTGGATTGGCAGGCGGGTATGACACTGAACCATCACGCGATCGGGATTGTGGATGAGGGCTTGATCGGCGTCTCCGCGTCGCATCGTGACGTCACCTTCGGTGGTTTCGTTTTTACGGTGCCGGCTGTTTCGTGGTCCCTGGCGCCATACGTGTATGAGCGCTTCCATCTCGGGGCATTCAATCTCGAAGCGGCTCTGCGACTGAATCATGACGTGATATCACCGGTCACGGAAAAAAAGGATACTCGAATCGGACATATACGCGAGCGCAGCTTTACGACCTGGTCTGCATCGGTATCCGCACTGTATCCGCTTACGGACATTGTACGGGTAGGGGCAAATGTATCCAGATCCTCACGCGTCCCGACCATCGAGGAATTGTATTCCGAAGGACCGCACCTGGCGGCGTATTCCTACGAGGTAGGTAATCCGGACCTCGGCGAGGAACATGGCATTGGCACCGAATTGTTCGTGACACACAAATACGACGGTTTTTCCTGGACGCTGACCACGTTCCGGAATCTTCTGACATCCTACATCATCCCGCGCAACAGCGGAGAAATCAACTACAGCACGTTTCTTCCCATTTACCGGACAGTGGGTGTAGAAGCACTTCTGTACGGTCTGGAAGGGCAACTGGCGTGGGCGATCAGTGAACAGGTCCTGTTCGATCTATCGGTTGCCTATACACAGGGGAGCATCGGCGACGACGGAGATCCACTCCCGCAAATCCCGCCGCTGAAAGCACGGGGCGCATTGAGCTGGAGAAGCGGTTCGTGGCAGCTGGGTCTGTCGATGGATGCGGCAGCTGCCCAGCATCGCGTGGATACCTTCGAGGAAGCGACAGCCGGCTATACCGTCGTGAACGCGTTTGTGCAATACACACGCATCACCGGTGGCTGGATACATAATCTGTCGTTGAACGGAGACAACCTTTTCGATCGCGAGTATCGCAATCATCTTTCGCGCGTGAAAAGCATTCTCCCCGAAGCGGGCATCAATGTACGGGCGACGTACAAGCTGCATTTTTCGTGGATGTAA
- a CDS encoding phosphatase PAP2 family protein: MRLCIAVPARNALLALFLLFAVPAAQGMDDSTRVRPDVLDTVWKDAGIVWEDGIAWLLAPLSFSDNDWLLTGGIGAATIGVYTADGDIRAIMRRNQNSGWYDAASVANEGGRVFWAQTLTGALYLPGLVFGIDELRVTGRMLGQTLMYSGAVTMAVRIILGRDRPYAELGPRSFGWMELGNAEQAMPSGHTTVAFSIASILSRRIRHPAATVLLYLAATATGMARMYHDQHWASDVLLGAVIGHTAGMYVAAREEARDQGKGDESKTWSVLPSPGGVVLQYRF; the protein is encoded by the coding sequence ATGAGACTATGCATCGCTGTTCCCGCACGGAACGCGCTGCTTGCGCTGTTCCTCCTATTTGCTGTTCCCGCGGCGCAGGGAATGGACGACAGCACGCGTGTCCGTCCGGATGTGTTGGACACCGTCTGGAAAGATGCGGGCATTGTATGGGAGGACGGTATAGCCTGGCTGCTTGCGCCGCTGTCATTCTCGGACAACGACTGGCTGCTGACAGGCGGCATCGGTGCGGCAACCATCGGTGTGTACACCGCGGATGGCGATATACGCGCGATTATGCGGCGCAATCAAAACAGCGGCTGGTATGATGCGGCGAGCGTCGCGAACGAAGGAGGTCGGGTATTCTGGGCACAGACACTCACAGGCGCGTTGTATCTCCCCGGTTTGGTATTCGGCATAGACGAGCTGCGTGTTACCGGGCGCATGCTCGGGCAGACCTTGATGTACTCCGGCGCCGTCACCATGGCGGTGCGCATCATTCTGGGGAGGGACAGGCCGTATGCGGAGCTGGGGCCCAGGTCATTCGGTTGGATGGAACTCGGCAATGCTGAACAGGCTATGCCTTCCGGTCATACGACGGTCGCATTCTCGATTGCATCGATTCTGTCCCGCCGTATACGGCACCCGGCAGCGACCGTTCTCCTCTATCTGGCGGCAACCGCCACAGGTATGGCGCGCATGTATCACGATCAGCACTGGGCATCGGATGTGCTGCTTGGCGCGGTGATCGGCCACACAGCCGGTATGTATGTCGCTGCGAGAGAGGAGGCGCGCGATCAGGGGAAGGGGGATGAATCGAAAACATGGAGCGTCCTTCCATCACCGGGAGGCGTGGTGCTACAGTACCGATTTTAA